AACATCCACGTGGCGGAAATCACGTTTAAAATCTTTCTCCCCGCTCAATATCCGACTCGTTCATCACTACCTGGCAGCTTGACGAAGGAGCTCCAGCAAAAGAAGACGGGGCGCTTCTTCCTTTTCTGCTCAACATCTGAGTAAACGATAACATCCGATTCATCGGCGAGTGATTCCTTGTCAAACCGTCTTCGAACTCGCTGAAACTTCTCCTAGTGGTCTCAACCGCCGCTGGTTCTCTCCCTAAATCATCCAAAGGCGGCATCGCAGAAGATCCAGATCGCGGTTCACGAGAAATCGCGATCATGATCGTGACTTGCTCCTCCACCGTCATCGTTGTTGCGTGAGGCTCCTCGACGACGAGAGAGCGGCAGAGAGGACAAGTTGAATGAGAGTGAAACCACATATCAATACACTCAACATGAAACGCGTGTTTACACCCGGGCAAAACCCGACCTGACTCGCCCTCCTCGAACTCGGAGAGACAAACGGCGCATTCAATCGGATCCTCGTGAGTCGCGGCGTCGGAGAAAGTGAAAACGGGGAGAGATTTCAAGACGTCGGGATCTAGACCGCGTGAAACGGTATGAGAAGGATCGGTGGCGGCGAAGAAAAACATTGTAGGGCGGTGGCTCCTAGAGCGGGTGGCGTACCATTGATCGTAGAGGTAGGAGAAGGTCATAAAGATGAGTACGGAGAAGAGGATTTCAATGGTGAGGAGCGTGATTTTGCCGTTGGTGGCGTAGGTTGGAGCATCAGAGATGGTTTCCCCGGGCCAGTGCTCCATCGGGTTATGCTCGTTGGAGTTCATGATTCTGACGGCCAATGAGAGAACAGGTGAAGGTGGTTTTTAGAGTACTATCGgtggtttttaaatttctttttccttttgttcCCTCAATATTTAATTTAAGATATACTCAAATTCAAGGGAAAAATGCTACAAAAATACTCTCATTTgtcaaaattcaaataaatatcaCCTTCTGCTTGACCAAATTACTGTATTCTTATCTTCACCAAAAATAtacctttaaaaaaatatatataactaaattatgGATTTCTTAGCATTTTCAAGTCCAAATTATAAGGAAACTGGGATTGAACCgggttttgtttggtttaaatCGGATAATTCCGTTTATTGTATCCCCTCTTGATGTAGTAGTTTACATTTAGTAAAGTCCAAAAAGGATTTCTTTCACAAAATCCAAATCCTCTTACACAAGTAGAGATTCACAAGACACAAAGCTCAACAAGCTTCTTGACCAATCTTTACATGTCCTACACACATACCTTCTCGTCTATCTATACATTGATTATATTTCTAGAGAAATACTATTCCACTTCAGTCTTTAACGGAAAAAAAACTGTCAAGATGCCATCTCCTTGTACCATGAATCATTACAGAACTCATGTAGCTGTCGAGGTATGGCAAATCTAAACTGCACCTGCAAAGCTACAATCCACaactattattaattatatccAATACAACATACATTATCCTGAAGCAATGAGTTTCTAACCTGTAATATACTATAACCTGTGTGTCCTCCCCCGAAACTGCTTGAGATCAAAAGCATCATGGTATCTCTAACTCCTCATGAGTTCACCTACTTAAGACACACGCTCATTTGGTAAGAACCCATCTTCTTTCATTTTTCTAAACAACGCATCAGCTTCATGGATTAGTCCCCGCCTACAAAATCCCGTTATCATTGTAGTGTGCGTTACAACATTAGGCTTCATTCCCTTGGAGAAAAGGctacaaaacaaatcaaaatcatcTTCCACCTTACCAACCTTACACATCCCCCGAATCACAATAGTATACGTAACTGTTGGAGATTGATTCAACATGAAGACTCTTTGCAAGTGAACTGAAGAAGAACGCAATCAACAAGAAGAAAGAAGTCACGAGACTTAAGCTAAGTATAGTAAACATgctagctgaaggagaagtctTAAAACAAGAGATTGTGAATTACATCTCATGTGAGTCACGTGCAAGGTGATGAGAACACGTCATCACCGTCTTTAGCTTCGTCTCTTGGTTGTAAATGCTCTCACAGTAACAATACTGACATCCATTTCTCTCTTCTGCATGTACTCAAAT
The Brassica napus cultivar Da-Ae chromosome A1, Da-Ae, whole genome shotgun sequence DNA segment above includes these coding regions:
- the LOC106419001 gene encoding RING-H2 finger protein ATL2-like gives rise to the protein MNSNEHNPMEHWPGETISDAPTYATNGKITLLTIEILFSVLIFMTFSYLYDQWYATRSRSHRPTMFFFAATDPSHTVSRGLDPDVLKSLPVFTFSDAATHEDPIECAVCLSEFEEGESGRVLPGCKHAFHVECIDMWFHSHSTCPLCRSLVVEEPHATTMTVEEQVTIMIAISREPRSGSSAMPPLDDLGREPAAVETTRRSFSEFEDGLTRNHSPMNRMLSFTQMLSRKGRSAPSSFAGAPSSSCQVVMNESDIERGERF